One region of Glycine max cultivar Williams 82 chromosome 9, Glycine_max_v4.0, whole genome shotgun sequence genomic DNA includes:
- the LOC102667119 gene encoding glucan endo-1,3-beta-glucosidase 5-like, with product MAVKGVKYLKKQWCVVSQDANVDDPKMEDSLKIACDGSTGSTTLGNGSSCEWLDNRTKASYAFNAYYQLVTNQSINGCEFNGLASMTDKDPSPPKGTCKFDIGLEVVEQLATSPSPTSAPTTTEPGPDKPNLESRASDPRSKKSLAVETRQPNLIVIVAMVVFSLMLTIIL from the coding sequence ATGGCTGTAAAAGGGGTGAAGTACTTGAAGAAACAATGGTGTGTGGTTTCTCAAGATGCTAATGTTGATGACCCTAAGATGGAGGATAGCTTGAAGATTGCATGTGATGGGTCAACGGGGAGCACTACTTTGGGTAATGGGTCATCTTGTGAGTGGTTGGATAATAGGACCAAGGCTTCATATGCCTTCAATGCGTACTACCAGTTAGTGACTAATCAAAGCATAAATGGATGTGAGTTCAATGGTTTAGCAAGCATGACTGACAAAGACCCTTCACCCCCCAAAGGTACTTGCAAATTTGATATTGGGCTTGAGGTGGTGGAGCAACTTGCTACAAGCCCTTCACCTACATCAGCACCAACAACAACTGAACCCGGTCCAGACAAGCCCAATCTTGAGTCTAGGGCATCAGACCCTAGGTCCAAGAAGTCCTTGGCAGTGGAAACTAGGCAACCAAACTTAATTGTCATTGTTGCAATGGTAGTATTTAGTTTGATGCTTACAATCATCCTTTGA
- the LOC100798620 gene encoding pectinesterase/pectinesterase inhibitor PPE8B, giving the protein MAVFSTKQLSTSTLTTTFIIFFVRSEFAGLGGLRVSPSEFIGSVTTVGDVLQNVTSILKSEFVSNVNNNEFHLYDAAAIFACLDLLDLSADELSWSISAVQSPQGNDNSTGNLSSDLRTWLSAVLANTDTCMEDFEGTNGNVKGLISTEIDQAKWLLQKLLTQVKPYVNDFSSRNSRDKFPSWVEAEDKLLLQTNVVSADAVVAADGTGNFTKVMDAVEAAPVYSMKRFVIHIKKGVYTENVVIKKKKWNLVVIGEGMDVTIISANLSRNENLTTFKTATFAVNGRGFIAKGITFRNTAGPKRNQSVALRSDSDLSVFYRCGIYGYQDSLYAHSLRQFYRECKISGTVDFIFGHANAVFQNCTILAKKGLQSQKNTITAQGETYTDQSSGFTIQFCNISADYDLLPYLNTTSTYLGRPWKPYSRTIFMQSYISEVLNPKGWLEWNGTMYLDTLYYAEYKNFGPGARLDNRVKWPGYHVMNDSSQAFNFTVTNLILGELWLPSTGVTFIPGL; this is encoded by the exons ATGGCTGTTTTCTCGACCAAACAGCTGAGTACTTCAACTCTGACCACCACATTCATCATCTTCTTTGTTCGCTCTGAATTCGCGGGACTCGGTGGCCTGAGAGTTTCTCCTTCTGAATTCATAGGCTCGGTGACCACAGTAGGCGATGTTTTGCAAAACGTTACCTCCATTCTCAAGTCTGAGTTCGTCAGCAATGTCAACAATAATGAGTTTCATCTTTATGATGCCGCCGCCATTTTTGCCTGTCTCGATTTGTTAGACTTGTCAGCTGATGAACTCAGCTGGTCCATTTCCGCTGTTCAAAGTCCCCAAG GGAATGATAACAGTACTGGTAATCTGAGCTCTGATTTGAGGACATGGCTGAGCGCTGTACTAGCGAATACAGATACATGCATGGAAGATTTTGAAGGTACAAATGGTAATGTGAAGGGTTTAATATCCACAGAAATTGATCAAGCAAAGTGGTTACTCCAAAAGCTACTGACCCAGGTGAAGCCATATGTGAATGATTTCAGCAGTAGAAATAGTAGGGATAAATTTCCTTCATGGGTTGAAGCAGAGGATAAGTTGTTGCTGCAGACAAATGTGGTGTCTGCGGATGCTGTAGTTGCTGCCGATGGGACTGGGAATTTTACTAAGGTGATGGATGCTGTGGAAGCAGCACCTGTTTATAGCATGAAACGCTTTGTGATTCACATAAAGAAAGGTGTTTACACCGAGAATGTTGTGATTAAGAAGAAGAAGTGGAACCTTGTGGTGATTGGTGAGGGTATGGATGTCACTATTATCTCCGCTAATCTGAGTCGTAATGAAAATTTGACCACATTCAAGACAGCTACCTTTG CTGTGAATGGCAGAGGATTCATAGCAAAAGGCATTACCTTCAGGAACACTGCAGGACCCAAAAGAAACCAATCTGTTGCTCTAAGATCAGACTCAGACCTCTCTGTGTTCTATCGATGTGGGATTTATGGCTACCAAGACAGCCTCTACGCCCACTCCTTGCGCCAATTCTATAGAGAATGCAAAATCAGTGGCACGGTGGatttcatattcggccatgccAATGCAGTGTTCCAAAACTGCACAATATTGGCCAAGAAAGGCTTACAAAGCCAGAAGAACACAATCACAGCTCAAGGCGAAACGTACACCGATCAATCGTCTGGTTTCACCATCCAATTCTGCAACATTTCAGCGGATTATGACCTTCTGCCCTATCTTAATACCACCTCAACGTACCTCGGAAGGCCGTGGAAGCCGTATTCTAGAACAATTTTCATGCAGTCCTACATCAGTGAGGTGTTAAATCCTAAAGGGTGGCTAGAGTGGAATGGAACAATGTATTTGGACACTTTGTACTATGCTGAGTACAAGAATTTTGGACCAGGAGCTAGGCTTGATAATAGAGTTAAATGGCCAGGGTACCATGTGATGAATGATTCTAGCCAAGCTTTTAACTTCACTGTGACCAATCTTATTTTGGGGGAACTATGGCTACCTTCAACTGGTGTAACATTCATTCCTGGACTTTGA